Proteins from a genomic interval of Rhodococcoides fascians A25f:
- a CDS encoding NAD(P)H-quinone oxidoreductase — MRAITLKEFGDPDVMEWTEVPDPRPSRGQVIVDVSATAINRADLMQRQGNYPPPPGASDILGLECSGIISELGEGVSGWNVGDRVCALLAGGGYAEQVAVPATQLFPIPQGLDLHVAAALPEVASTVWSNLVMDGHMRSGQVLLIHGGGSGIGTHAIQVAKQMGVTVAVTAGSKYKLDMCADLGADILIDYKNQDFVDEIRSQTKDHGADLILDNMGAKYLDRNLDALAMDGTVVTIGMQGGVKGELNFGKLLAKRGSVHAAGLRGRPETGPSSKANIVADMTEHLWPLISEGRVTAVVHAEIPITEAAQGHRMLDDAETIGKVILRVQ, encoded by the coding sequence ATGCGTGCCATCACACTCAAAGAATTCGGCGACCCCGACGTCATGGAATGGACCGAGGTTCCCGACCCACGTCCGAGCCGCGGGCAGGTGATCGTCGACGTCTCGGCCACGGCCATCAACCGTGCCGATCTGATGCAGCGTCAGGGCAATTATCCGCCGCCCCCTGGTGCCAGCGACATTCTCGGCCTCGAATGCTCGGGCATCATCTCCGAACTCGGCGAAGGCGTCAGCGGTTGGAACGTGGGCGACAGAGTCTGCGCACTCTTGGCCGGCGGTGGTTATGCGGAGCAGGTCGCAGTACCCGCCACTCAGCTGTTTCCGATTCCGCAAGGGCTCGATCTGCATGTGGCAGCGGCACTTCCAGAAGTCGCCTCCACAGTGTGGTCCAACCTGGTGATGGATGGACACATGCGCTCGGGCCAGGTATTGCTCATCCACGGTGGTGGTAGCGGAATCGGTACGCACGCAATCCAAGTGGCCAAGCAGATGGGCGTCACCGTCGCGGTCACCGCCGGCTCGAAGTACAAGCTGGACATGTGTGCCGATCTCGGCGCGGACATCCTCATCGACTACAAGAACCAGGACTTCGTCGACGAGATTCGTTCACAGACAAAGGATCACGGAGCAGACCTGATCCTGGACAACATGGGCGCGAAGTACCTCGATCGCAATCTCGACGCCCTGGCCATGGACGGCACCGTCGTCACCATCGGGATGCAGGGCGGCGTGAAGGGAGAGCTGAACTTCGGCAAACTCCTCGCCAAGCGCGGATCGGTTCACGCAGCCGGGCTGCGCGGGCGCCCCGAAACCGGACCGTCGAGCAAGGCCAACATCGTCGCGGACATGACGGAGCACCTGTGGCCGCTGATCTCCGAGGGACGCGTCACTGCCGTCGTGCACGCCGAAATCCCGATAACCGAAGCGGCGC
- the mgrA gene encoding L-glyceraldehyde 3-phosphate reductase — MTDPNIEPPYVAAADRYESMHFRQVGSRGPKLPAISLGLWHNFGDDVPVMNQRAILRRAFDLGITHFDLANNYGPPYGSAEKNFGRIFSEDFAGYRDELIISSKAGWDMWPGPYGFGGSRKYLLSSLDQSLTRMRLDHVDIFYSHRPDHDTPIEETAGALISAVQQGKALYAGISSYKPEGTQKMADLLADAGVPLLIHQPSYSMVNRWIEPELLGTLDAIGAGVIAFSPLAQGMLTDRYLDGIPADSRAAQGKSLNPDWLTDDHIGHLRALNDIAADRGQSLAQLALSWALRDPRVTSVLIGASSVEQLENNVAALDNLDFTEDELAQIDQHAEDFGINLWDL, encoded by the coding sequence ATGACAGATCCCAACATCGAACCGCCGTACGTTGCCGCAGCCGACAGATACGAGTCCATGCACTTCCGGCAAGTGGGATCACGCGGACCGAAGCTCCCGGCGATCTCGTTGGGACTGTGGCACAACTTCGGCGACGACGTTCCAGTGATGAACCAGCGCGCGATCCTGCGTCGCGCCTTCGATCTGGGGATCACGCACTTCGATCTGGCCAACAACTACGGCCCGCCCTACGGCAGTGCGGAGAAGAATTTCGGCCGCATCTTCTCGGAGGATTTCGCCGGCTATCGCGACGAATTGATCATTTCGAGCAAGGCCGGCTGGGACATGTGGCCCGGCCCGTACGGCTTCGGCGGCTCGCGCAAGTATCTGCTGTCCTCGTTGGACCAATCGTTGACGCGCATGCGCCTGGACCACGTCGACATCTTCTACAGCCACCGCCCCGACCACGACACCCCGATCGAGGAAACCGCGGGCGCGCTGATCAGCGCGGTTCAGCAGGGCAAGGCCCTGTACGCGGGCATCAGCTCCTACAAGCCCGAGGGGACGCAGAAGATGGCGGATCTGCTCGCCGACGCGGGTGTTCCCCTGCTGATTCACCAGCCCAGCTATTCGATGGTCAATCGCTGGATCGAGCCCGAACTGCTCGGCACACTCGACGCGATCGGCGCAGGCGTCATCGCGTTCTCTCCCTTGGCGCAGGGCATGCTCACCGACAGGTACCTCGACGGTATTCCTGCGGATTCGCGAGCAGCACAAGGCAAGTCGTTGAACCCGGATTGGCTCACCGACGACCACATCGGACACCTTCGGGCATTGAACGACATCGCCGCCGACCGCGGTCAATCCCTCGCACAGCTCGCGCTGAGCTGGGCCCTGCGCGACCCGCGGGTGACGTCGGTACTGATCGGCGCATCGAGCGTCGAACAGCTGGAGAACAACGTGGCCGCGCTGGACAACCTCGACTTCACCGAGGACGAGCTGGCCCAGATCGACCAGCACGCCGAGGACTTCGGGATCAACCTCTGGGACCTGTAG